The genomic interval GGCGTGTGCTTCACCCCGTTGCCCACCAGATTGCCCAACACCAACCCCAGCCGGTCCGCGTCCACGTCCACCGACTCCGCATCCAACTCCACCCGCCGCGACAACCGCACCCCCCGCTCCTCCGCCGCCGCGCGCTGCGAGTCCAACACCGACTCCACCAACTCCTCCGTGGACACCCGCCGCACCTCGAGCTGCAACTGTCCCGCCTGGATGCGAGACAAATCCAACAGGTCATCCACGATGCCCTGCAATCGCTCACAGTCCTCGCGCGCCGCGAACAGCAGGTCCGCCTGCTTCTCCGTCACCGGCCCCACCACACCCTCCGCCACCAGGTGCACCGCCATCCGCAGCGACGTCAGCGGCGTGCGGAACTCATGCGCCACCGTGGCCACCAAATCGTTCTTGAGCTCATCGAAGCGCCGCAGCCGCGTCACGTCCTGCAGAATCACCGTGGCCCCCACCACCTCGCCCGTCTCGCCATACACGGGACTCCCACGCGGCAGGAGCCACCGGTCTCCATCCGCCAACGCCACCCGCACCGCCTCCTCGTACCCTCGCGGCTGATACGCCCCCTTCCCCCCCAACACGTGCCCACGCACCCGCTCCAACACCTCGCGAGCCTCCGGCGCCATGCGCCCCAACACATCCCCGCCTGACTCCAACGACAGCTTCAACACGTCCTCCGCCGAGCGGTTGACGTTGAGCAGCGCCCCGTCCGAACCGAACACCACCACCGGGTCCGGAAGGCTGTCGATGGCCGCCTGCGACGCGGACTGCGCTTGCAGCAGCTCGCCCAGGCTGCTCTGCCGGTACTGTTGGAGCGCCTCCGCCATCGAGTTGAAGTCCTGGCCCAGCTGCGCGATTTCGTCCTGCCCTTCCACCACCGCGCGCACCGCGTAATCCCCCCGCCCCAGCCGCTGGACCGCCTGCGACAACACCAACACGGGCCGCAGCGCCCGATGCGTCAGCGACGTGGACGCGAACAGGCCCACGCCGAAGGCCGCCAGCACCGCCATCACCATCAACGTGTTCACCCGGTCGCTCTGCCGGCGCAGCTCCTCGCTCTTGTGCACCATCGCGTCCTGGTTGAGCGCCAGAATCGCCGACGCCGCGTCCTTCACCTCCAGGAAGAGCGGCTCCACCCGGTGGAAGTACGCCGCCTTGCGCTCCTCCTGCGTGGGCATCGCGAGGAACACGTCATACGCCGCCAGATACCGCTCCCACCCCACGCGCAGCGCGCGAGTGGACTCCTCCTCCCCTGGCTCGGTGACGTTGCCTTCCTGCAAGTGCAGCTCGGACTCGAAGCCCTGGCGCTGTCCAGCCTGCTGCGCCAGACCTCGCTCGCGCTCACCCGCGACGATGAACAGCGCCGCGCTGTCCATCCGCTCCAACTGCTCGCTCATCCGCTGCGTCGCCAGCACGCTGCGGTAGTTGTCCTGGAGGATGCGCTGTCCGGAGCGTCCCAGCCGCGCCAGCGTCACGACGGCCACCACGCCCAACAGCGCCAGCGCGAGCGCCAGCGGAGCCTGGGCCAGGAGCAACCTCTGCCGCAGCGTCATGGACGCTTCTCCTCGTCGGGCGGGTGGAAGGCCACGACGTGGATGTCGAAGCCCTCGCCCTCCCGCAACAGCCGCACATCCGCCGCGCGCCCCAGCGCCCGCTTCCACCACGGCTGATGCGACCGGCCCACGATGATGTGCCCCACCCCATGCGAGCGCGCGAAGTCGAGAATCGCCTCCACCGGGTCCCTCGAGCGCAGCCGCACCACCTCCGCGCCCAGCTCCTTCGCCTTCTCGATGTTGGCCAGCAGGTGCCGCTGCGCCTCCGAGTCGATGAGGTGCGGCGCCTCGCGCGGCGTCTCCACGTACACCACGAACCAGTCCGTGTTGAGCCGGCCCGCCAGGCGCGAGCCCCGCCGCAGCAGCGTCGCCGCGCGAGGCGGATAGCTGGACAGCGCCACCAGCACCCGCCCCCACTCCGCGCCCTTCTGCTGTCCTTCATCCCCCTGGCGCGAGGACTGCCCGGCCGTGGCCCGGTCCAGGCTCTCCGCCACCTCGCGCAGCGCCAGCTCGCGCAGCGTGGACAGGTTCTCGCCCTTGAAGAAGCTCTCCAGCGCCCGAGGCACCTTGTCCTCCGCGTAGATCTTCCCCGCCCGCAGCCGCTCGTGCAGGTCCTCCACCGCCAGGTCCAGGTTCACCACCTGGTCCGCGCCCTTCAGGAAGCTGTCCGGCAACGTCTCACGCACCACCACTCCCGTGGTCCGCTCCACCAGGTCATTGAGGCTCTCCAGGTGCTGCACGTTGAAGGCGCCAATGACGTTGATGCCCGCGTCCAACAGCTCCTGCACGTCCTGGTAGCGCTTGCGGTGCCGGCACACCGGCAGGTTGGTGTGGGCCAGCTCATCCACCACGGCGACCTGCGGCTTGCGCGCGAGCACCGCGTCCAGGTCCATCTCCTCCACCGTGACGTCGCGGTACGTGTGCTTCTTGCGAGGCACCATCTCCAGGCCCTCGACGAGCGCGTCGGTCTCCTTGCGCCCGTGGGTCTCGACGAAGCCCAGCACCACGTCCACGCCCCGGCGCTTGAGGGCGTGGGCCTCCTCGAGCATGCGGTACGTCTTCCCCACGCCGGCCGCGAAGCCGATGTAGAGCTTGAGCCGGCCGCGCCGTCCCCGCTCCACCAGCTCCAGGAAGTCCTCCGCGCGCGAGCGTCGCGTCGTCATCGTCACCCTCGGACCTCCACGGCGGAGGCGCGAGCCAGAATGCCCGCGCCCCCGAGTGAATGCATGAAGAGAATCACCCGCGTCACGGAGGCCCCGCGACTCCCGTGGGCGTCACCGACGGAGTCACCACCCCCATGGGAGGCGCGGGCTGCGCGGCGAGCCGGCCGAACTGCCGGTCCAACGCCAGGTTCAGCATCAACACGTTGACGCGCGGCTCACCCAGCACCCCCAGCGTCCGCCCCTCCACGTGAGACGTCACCACCGCCAGCACCCGCTCGGGCGCCACACCGCGCGCCTTCGCCACGCGCGGCGCCTGCCAGCGCGCCGCCTCCGGCGACAGGTGCGGGTCCAGCCCCGAACCCGACGTGGTGACCAGCTCCGCGGGGACCTCCCCCGGCGCGTCCGGGTTGTCCCGGCGCAGGCGCTCGGCCTCCGCCACCGCGCGGTCCTTCAGCTTCTGCGACGTGGGCCCCAGGTTGCTGCCCGAGGACGCCGCCGCGTCATAGCCAGCACCCGCCGCGGACGGACGGGGCTGGAAGTAGCCGCTTCGAGTGAAGCCCTGGGCCAACAGGGCGCTGCCCACCACCTGGCCCTTCTCGTCCTTCACCAGCGAGCCCTGGGCCTCGGCGGGGAAGAGGAGCTGGGCCACGCCGGTGACGGCGAGCGGGTACAGCACGCCGGTGAGCACCAGGGTGACGACACAGGCGCGCAGGGCGGTGACAAGAGTGGAGACCATGATGCGAAGTCCTTTCGCTGTCCTCAGGACAGGCCCACCGCGGTGAGCAACACGTCGAGCGCCTTGATGCCGACGAAGGGAACGATGACGCCGCCCAGCCCGTAGATGAGCAGGCTGCGCCGCAGGAGCGCCGCCGCGCCCAGCGGGCGGTAGCGCACGCCGCGCAGCGCCAGCGGGATGAGCGCGACGATGATGAGCGCGTTGAAGATGACCGCCGCCAGAATCGCGCTGAAGGGCGACGTCAGCCCCATCACGTTGAGCGGAGCAATCTGCGGGAACACACCCATGAAGAGCGCCGGGAGGATGGCGAAGTACTTCGCCACGTCGTTGGCGATGGAGAACGTGGTGAGCGTGCCGCGCGTCATCAGCAACTGCTTGCCCACCTCCACCACCTCCAGCAGCTTGGTGGGGTTGGAGTCGAGGTCCACCATGTTCCCCGCCTCCTTCGCCGCCTGGGTGCCGGTGTTCATCGCCACGCCCACGTCGGCCTGGGCCAGCGCGGGTGCGTCGTTGGTGCCATCGCCCGTCATGGCCACCAGCTTGCCCTTGCCCTGCTCGGTGCGGATGAGCGCCAGCTTGGCCTCCGGTGTGGCCTCCGCCAGGAAGTCATCCACGCCCGCCTCGCGGGCAATCGCCGCCGCGGTGCGCGGGTTGTCGCCCGTAATCATCACCGTGCGGATGCCCATCGCGCGGAAGCGGTCGAAGCGCTCCTTGATGCCGCCCTTCACCACGTCCTTCAGGTGGATGATGCCCAAGAGCCGCGCCCCATCCGCGACCGCCAGCGGCGTGCCGCCCGCATCACCAATCCGGCCCGCGGCCGCCGCCAGGTCCGACGGCACCGAGCCTCCCTGCGCCTGCACGTGCTTGATGATGGCGTCCACCGCGCCCTTG from Myxococcus stipitatus carries:
- a CDS encoding HAMP domain-containing sensor histidine kinase, translated to MTLRQRLLLAQAPLALALALLGVVAVVTLARLGRSGQRILQDNYRSVLATQRMSEQLERMDSAALFIVAGERERGLAQQAGQRQGFESELHLQEGNVTEPGEEESTRALRVGWERYLAAYDVFLAMPTQEERKAAYFHRVEPLFLEVKDAASAILALNQDAMVHKSEELRRQSDRVNTLMVMAVLAAFGVGLFASTSLTHRALRPVLVLSQAVQRLGRGDYAVRAVVEGQDEIAQLGQDFNSMAEALQQYRQSSLGELLQAQSASQAAIDSLPDPVVVFGSDGALLNVNRSAEDVLKLSLESGGDVLGRMAPEAREVLERVRGHVLGGKGAYQPRGYEEAVRVALADGDRWLLPRGSPVYGETGEVVGATVILQDVTRLRRFDELKNDLVATVAHEFRTPLTSLRMAVHLVAEGVVGPVTEKQADLLFAAREDCERLQGIVDDLLDLSRIQAGQLQLEVRRVSTEELVESVLDSQRAAAEERGVRLSRRVELDAESVDVDADRLGLVLGNLVGNGVKHTPAGGEVEVRVAREGTRVRFEVHDTGEGIALEQQARIFEKFYRAPGAPMGGAGLGLSIAKEIVQAHGGELGVVSAPGRGSTFWFTLPQQAALVEST
- a CDS encoding sensor protein KdpD translates to MTTRRSRAEDFLELVERGRRGRLKLYIGFAAGVGKTYRMLEEAHALKRRGVDVVLGFVETHGRKETDALVEGLEMVPRKKHTYRDVTVEEMDLDAVLARKPQVAVVDELAHTNLPVCRHRKRYQDVQELLDAGINVIGAFNVQHLESLNDLVERTTGVVVRETLPDSFLKGADQVVNLDLAVEDLHERLRAGKIYAEDKVPRALESFFKGENLSTLRELALREVAESLDRATAGQSSRQGDEGQQKGAEWGRVLVALSSYPPRAATLLRRGSRLAGRLNTDWFVVYVETPREAPHLIDSEAQRHLLANIEKAKELGAEVVRLRSRDPVEAILDFARSHGVGHIIVGRSHQPWWKRALGRAADVRLLREGEGFDIHVVAFHPPDEEKRP
- the kdpC gene encoding potassium-transporting ATPase subunit KdpC, with protein sequence MVSTLVTALRACVVTLVLTGVLYPLAVTGVAQLLFPAEAQGSLVKDEKGQVVGSALLAQGFTRSGYFQPRPSAAGAGYDAAASSGSNLGPTSQKLKDRAVAEAERLRRDNPDAPGEVPAELVTTSGSGLDPHLSPEAARWQAPRVAKARGVAPERVLAVVTSHVEGRTLGVLGEPRVNVLMLNLALDRQFGRLAAQPAPPMGVVTPSVTPTGVAGPP